The following proteins come from a genomic window of Tautonia marina:
- a CDS encoding exosortase/archaeosortase family protein, whose product MSQPTDSRPERGPAPAALATHLVAVAAVLSVLVWAYLPQLAKLVETWENDPNYSHGYLVIPVCGFMFWWLWPRGAEVDRLRPSVWGWVLLVGVVGARYAALQYGKFWIEGFTLVPTVAALVLAYGGWPLLKRTWPAVAFLVFMYPIPPALNSNVSLPLQRMACVSSAALLRLLGLWVMDEGNVLVVGGETLEVAAACNGLAMLMSLAATITATIILVPMANWKRVILLLSVVPIALLCNVLRISGTAWAYHLLGSTQGEKIAHDVAGWLMMPLALILVLIELAWLSWLVTEEEEAKPISPTLLTTAALARPPR is encoded by the coding sequence ATGAGCCAACCGACTGACTCCCGGCCCGAACGCGGGCCGGCACCCGCGGCCCTTGCGACCCACCTGGTCGCGGTTGCCGCCGTGCTGTCGGTCCTGGTCTGGGCCTATCTTCCCCAGCTTGCGAAGCTGGTCGAAACCTGGGAAAACGACCCGAACTACTCGCACGGATACCTGGTGATTCCGGTCTGTGGCTTCATGTTCTGGTGGCTCTGGCCCCGAGGGGCCGAGGTCGACCGCCTCCGCCCGTCCGTCTGGGGATGGGTCCTCCTGGTCGGGGTCGTGGGAGCCCGGTACGCCGCCTTGCAGTACGGGAAGTTCTGGATCGAGGGCTTCACCCTGGTCCCGACCGTCGCCGCGTTGGTGCTGGCCTATGGCGGCTGGCCCCTGCTGAAGCGGACCTGGCCCGCCGTGGCGTTCCTGGTCTTCATGTATCCGATCCCCCCGGCCCTGAACAGCAACGTCTCGCTCCCGCTGCAACGGATGGCCTGCGTCAGCAGCGCCGCGCTGTTGCGGTTGCTGGGCCTGTGGGTCATGGACGAGGGGAACGTTCTGGTTGTTGGTGGGGAAACGCTGGAGGTGGCCGCCGCCTGCAACGGCCTGGCCATGCTGATGAGCCTCGCGGCCACGATCACGGCCACGATCATCCTCGTGCCGATGGCCAACTGGAAGCGGGTCATCCTGTTGCTGAGCGTTGTGCCGATCGCCTTGCTATGCAACGTCTTGCGAATCTCCGGCACGGCCTGGGCCTACCACTTGCTCGGCTCGACCCAGGGCGAGAAGATCGCCCACGACGTCGCCGGATGGCTGATGATGCCCCTGGCCCTCATCCTGGTCCTGATCGAGCTGGCCTGGCTCTCATGGCTGGTTACCGAGGAAGAGGAAGCCAAGCCGATCTCGCCCACCCTGCTGACGACCGCCGCCCTGGCTCGTCCGCCTCGATGA